Proteins found in one Streptomyces sp. CB09001 genomic segment:
- a CDS encoding trypsin-like peptidase domain-containing protein: protein MSGAAWHARVECGREVGAGFLVSARRLLTCAHVVRWADRAPVTVTFPGRRELGELSGTVAVHGGWREGAADLGDLAVLELDREVPLAPAVFARPGTERTAPVPELIAYGFPKGYDEGMLASYRALPGPLISDEWVQLEAVTAHGQPLAAGFSGAALTLADGTVVGMVSAVAGARDVRVGRMLPVEVMARYWPELGELVPTPGHRADARRRLYALVRRAEEGGLDCDPDRLYASAMDAFDPPLPEGGFGSLREAAAYVQWEVPDPAAVARFADRLTERLHAPPDPAPRPATWSPIVVEIDRSGAGADQVTVEVSAYRDGRRRPVGSRRLARGAVRSFVQERIDEAFTQLDPGADELLTFVLPREWLNEPVAHWACGEDDSTPLGCAYPLVVTDRYRHRSGRLRHQLRKKWHRLGSGTGGTLHRVDCATRERPAGLRKRLRDDAELAGFATPPSAAPEYFEVGLNLPVPVLLWPLRECPGEEGPDGRCSGAAFLDELAASVAGVPPAELPRLVMELRETADAAEVPEEHWARDVQLLWDDPRCFAEPPALLHSPVG from the coding sequence ATGAGCGGTGCCGCGTGGCACGCCCGCGTCGAATGCGGCAGGGAGGTCGGCGCCGGATTCCTCGTCTCCGCCCGCCGGTTGCTCACCTGCGCCCATGTCGTCCGGTGGGCCGACCGCGCGCCGGTGACGGTGACCTTCCCGGGCCGCCGGGAGCTGGGCGAGCTGTCCGGCACGGTCGCCGTGCACGGCGGCTGGCGGGAGGGCGCCGCCGACCTCGGCGACCTGGCGGTACTGGAGCTGGACCGGGAGGTGCCGCTCGCCCCGGCCGTCTTCGCCCGGCCCGGCACGGAGCGGACCGCCCCCGTCCCCGAGCTGATCGCCTACGGCTTCCCCAAGGGGTACGACGAGGGCATGCTCGCCTCCTACCGCGCCCTGCCCGGGCCCCTCATCTCCGACGAGTGGGTCCAGCTGGAGGCCGTCACGGCGCACGGGCAGCCGCTGGCCGCCGGGTTCAGCGGGGCGGCGCTGACACTGGCCGACGGCACGGTCGTCGGCATGGTCTCCGCGGTGGCCGGGGCCCGGGACGTACGGGTCGGCAGGATGCTGCCCGTCGAGGTCATGGCGCGCTACTGGCCGGAGCTGGGCGAGCTGGTGCCCACCCCGGGCCACCGGGCGGACGCCCGCAGGCGGCTGTACGCGCTGGTGCGCCGGGCCGAGGAGGGCGGCCTGGACTGCGACCCGGACCGGCTGTACGCGTCCGCCATGGACGCGTTCGACCCGCCGCTGCCGGAGGGCGGTTTCGGCTCCCTGCGGGAGGCCGCCGCCTACGTGCAGTGGGAGGTGCCGGACCCGGCGGCCGTGGCCCGGTTCGCCGACCGGCTGACGGAGCGGCTGCACGCCCCGCCCGATCCGGCGCCGCGCCCCGCGACCTGGTCGCCCATCGTCGTGGAGATCGACCGCAGCGGCGCCGGTGCCGACCAGGTCACCGTCGAGGTGTCCGCCTACCGGGACGGCCGGCGCCGCCCGGTGGGTTCGCGCCGGCTGGCCCGCGGCGCGGTGCGGTCCTTCGTCCAGGAACGCATCGACGAGGCGTTCACCCAGCTCGATCCCGGCGCCGACGAGCTGCTCACCTTCGTGCTCCCGCGCGAGTGGCTGAACGAACCGGTGGCGCACTGGGCGTGCGGGGAGGACGACTCCACGCCGCTGGGCTGCGCCTACCCGCTCGTGGTGACCGACCGGTACCGCCACCGCAGCGGACGCCTCCGCCACCAGCTGCGCAAGAAGTGGCACCGGCTCGGGTCCGGCACGGGCGGCACGCTGCACCGCGTGGACTGCGCCACCCGGGAGCGGCCGGCCGGGCTGCGCAAACGGCTGCGGGACGACGCGGAGCTGGCCGGTTTCGCCACCCCGCCCTCGGCGGCGCCGGAGTACTTCGAGGTCGGCCTCAACCTGCCGGTCCCGGTGCTGTTGTGGCCGCTGCGGGAGTGCCCCGGCGAGGAGGGGCCCGACGGCCGCTGCTCCGGCGCGGCCTTCCTCGACGAGCTGGCGGCGTCGGTGGCGGGCGTGCCGCCGGCCGAACTGCCCCGCCTGGTCATGGAGCTGCGCGAGACTGCGGACGCGGCGGAGGTCCCGGAGGAGCACTGGGCGCGGGACGTCCAGCTCCTGTGGGACGACCCCCGCTGTTTCGCCGAGCCGCCCGCCCTGCTCCACTCCCCGGTCGGCTGA
- a CDS encoding acyl-CoA synthetase has product MSSLFPALSPAPTGAPADRPALRFGERSLTYAELAAAAGATAGRIGGAGRVAVWATPAMETAVAVVAALLAGIAAVPLNPKSGDKELAHILSDSTPSLVLAPPDAELPPALGALERVDVDVRARGAVPEDGADDGDPALVVYTSGTTGPPKGAVIPRRALATTLDALADAWQWTGEDVLVQGLPLFHVHGLVLGVLGPLRRGGSVRHLGRFSTEGAARELNDGATMLFGVPTMYHRIAETLPADPELAKALAGARLLVSGSAALPVHDHERIAAATGRRVIERYGMTETLMNTSVRADGEPRAGTVGVPLPGVELRLVEEDGTPIAALDGESVGEIQVRGPNLFTEYLNRADATAAAFTADGFFRTGDMAVRDPDGYVRIVGRKATDLIKSGGYKIGAGEIENALLEHPAVREAAVTGEPDPDLGERIVAWIVPADPAAPPALDTLAGHVAARLAPHKRPRVVRYLDALPRNDMGKIMKRALDRG; this is encoded by the coding sequence GTGTCCTCTCTCTTCCCGGCCCTCTCCCCGGCCCCGACCGGCGCTCCGGCCGACCGGCCCGCCCTGCGGTTCGGCGAGCGCTCCCTGACGTACGCGGAACTCGCCGCAGCGGCGGGCGCCACGGCCGGGCGGATCGGCGGCGCCGGACGGGTCGCGGTCTGGGCCACCCCGGCGATGGAGACCGCCGTCGCCGTGGTGGCGGCGCTGCTGGCCGGGATCGCGGCCGTACCGCTCAACCCGAAGTCCGGCGACAAGGAACTCGCGCACATCCTCTCCGACAGCACGCCCTCGCTCGTCCTGGCGCCCCCGGACGCCGAACTCCCGCCCGCCCTCGGCGCCCTGGAGCGCGTCGACGTCGACGTGCGGGCCCGCGGGGCGGTCCCCGAGGACGGCGCCGACGACGGCGACCCCGCGCTCGTCGTCTACACCTCCGGCACCACGGGACCGCCGAAGGGCGCCGTCATCCCCCGGCGGGCGCTCGCCACCACCCTGGACGCGCTCGCCGACGCGTGGCAGTGGACCGGTGAGGACGTGCTGGTGCAGGGGCTGCCGCTGTTCCACGTGCACGGGCTGGTCCTCGGCGTCCTCGGCCCGCTGCGCCGGGGCGGGTCCGTGCGGCACCTGGGCAGGTTCTCCACCGAGGGCGCGGCGCGGGAGCTGAACGACGGCGCGACCATGCTGTTCGGGGTGCCGACCATGTACCACCGGATCGCCGAGACGCTCCCCGCCGACCCGGAGCTGGCGAAGGCGCTCGCCGGGGCCCGGCTGCTGGTGTCGGGTTCGGCCGCGCTGCCGGTGCACGACCACGAGCGGATCGCCGCCGCCACCGGACGCCGGGTGATCGAGCGGTACGGCATGACGGAGACGCTGATGAACACCAGCGTGCGGGCCGACGGCGAGCCGCGCGCCGGGACGGTGGGCGTGCCGCTGCCCGGTGTGGAGCTGCGGCTGGTGGAGGAGGACGGCACGCCCATCGCGGCGCTCGACGGGGAGAGCGTCGGCGAGATCCAGGTGCGCGGCCCGAACCTGTTCACCGAGTACCTGAACCGCGCCGACGCCACCGCCGCCGCCTTCACCGCGGACGGCTTCTTCCGCACCGGCGACATGGCGGTGCGCGACCCCGACGGCTATGTCCGCATCGTCGGCCGCAAGGCCACCGACCTGATCAAGAGCGGCGGGTACAAGATCGGGGCGGGCGAGATCGAGAACGCGCTGCTCGAACACCCGGCGGTGCGGGAGGCGGCCGTCACCGGCGAACCCGACCCGGACCTCGGGGAGCGGATCGTGGCCTGGATCGTCCCGGCCGACCCGGCCGCGCCGCCCGCCCTCGACACGCTGGCCGGCCATGTCGCCGCCCGGCTCGCCCCGCACAAGCGGCCCCGGGTCGTCCGGTACCTCGACGCGCTGCCGCGCAACGACATGGGGAAGATCATGAAGCGGGCGCTGGACCGTGGCTGA
- a CDS encoding CU044_2847 family protein — translation MVLRTDTYGTRGASGVMDGLVEFKTEDGVRVVVEGVEDEDGARLVSRGDGPARAARTFEDSLDGVRAAAASALRVFRDGSLRPDAVELEFGVKLSAEAGAVIAKGSAEGHLVVRLSWSPEAAPAGPEPGPAAARPGSRPSPAGPETPDAAALS, via the coding sequence ATGGTGCTGCGCACGGACACGTACGGCACACGGGGAGCGAGCGGCGTCATGGACGGGTTGGTCGAGTTCAAGACCGAGGACGGCGTGCGGGTGGTCGTCGAGGGTGTCGAGGACGAGGACGGGGCGCGGCTGGTCTCGCGCGGCGACGGTCCGGCCCGCGCGGCCCGCACCTTCGAGGACTCCCTGGACGGCGTGCGGGCGGCGGCCGCGTCCGCGCTGCGCGTCTTCCGGGACGGCTCGCTCCGACCCGACGCGGTCGAGCTGGAGTTCGGGGTGAAGCTGAGCGCGGAGGCCGGCGCCGTCATCGCGAAGGGCTCGGCCGAGGGCCACCTGGTGGTGAGACTGAGCTGGTCGCCGGAGGCCGCCCCGGCGGGCCCCGAGCCAGGGCCCGCCGCGGCGCGTCCCGGGTCGCGGCCGTCCCCGGCGGGTCCCGAGACCCCGGACGCCGCCGCGCTGTCATGA
- a CDS encoding S8 family serine peptidase — MSTGPVRRGATLLSAGLVIALLPAGTAAAQDPPPDPARSRTAAARTATAADAARTVTLVTGDRVTVTDLGGGRKTVAVERPEGATGAVRTSSSGGRTTVVPDEALPYLRDGSLDQRLFDVGELLKQGLADTETGELPLIVTYGKGARAATPRGAERTRSLPSVRGAAVEADKGREFWREFTRGGAGVDGVWLDGRVTADMAESNAQIGTPEAWEAGLTGKGVTVAVLDSGVDAGHPDLEGRIAQSKSFIPGEEVADRHGHGTHVTSTVGGSGAASDGKEKGVAPGATLAVGKVLDDEGFGSESEIIAGMEWAARDVDADIVSMSLGSTEPSDGTDPMAEAVNTLSRETGALFVIAAGNTGAPSSIGSPGAADAALTVGAVDSADRAAWFTSAGPRYGDNALKPDLSAPGVGILAARSRLAEGSGDYTSMDGTSMATPHIAGVAALLAEEHPDWSGARLKDALMSTSKELDASPYQLGAGRVGVPEAVAADVTATGSADLGFYSWPYEANEPVTRTVTYTNDSDAAIELKLSVRGAPEGVATLADTSLTVPAHGTASTTVTGDGSKAPVGSTSGQVVAADASGKTLAHTAFGLVKEDERYTLTVHVKDRSGAATPADLTVQQLAEGVDPFPAHVGGSGTLELRLPRGTYSLSSFLDVRGSHGADSLGLGFLAAPEVVVDRDREITLDGRELREISADVRRRTETRQLLMEYDRGANGSDLFGAVQVPLTYDSVFAAPTGKVAQGDFEYRTVWRLGKPLLEVKGIGEATVQSGGTLIEGRTRLPLVDVGAVGAGPFPDGVRGRAVLAELTEGTEPTALARAAQDAGVKALFVTDDAPGRLMSWWGTDDNADRPLQIATVSTADARRLRDAGRVDMTGTRDTPYVYDLSEGHKGAVPDRDLTYEPGHRDLAVLNTRYHAAEPSSGGEFRYSITDTFPIGLGFRERIDYPAERTEYVSTGPGQLWHETVTSAGEALEQRGGLSEYQGGSRAELNWFKPVWHPYLGTGLGWGQQRAGNRLQFNAPGWGDSGPDHTGFGDVWSEDSGMSQTTSVYLDGELADQGPSSAAYVWDAPADEHTYRLVTDTALDAARWPLASKGHAEWTFRSAATPDDRWTFLPLINLSFDVDTDLAGKVRGGKKLRVGLGAAYVAGAPDTGTIGGGKLEVSYDAGKSWHQVRLRGGDGEASWHGTLSVPRDAGHVSLRASARDDRGGSVTQEIVRAVAVR, encoded by the coding sequence ATGAGCACAGGACCAGTCAGACGTGGGGCGACCCTCCTGTCGGCGGGGCTCGTGATCGCGCTGCTGCCGGCCGGGACGGCGGCGGCGCAGGATCCACCCCCCGATCCGGCGCGATCCCGAACGGCGGCCGCCCGCACGGCCACCGCCGCCGACGCCGCCCGCACCGTCACCCTCGTCACCGGCGACCGGGTCACCGTCACCGACCTCGGCGGCGGCCGGAAGACCGTCGCGGTCGAGCGTCCCGAGGGCGCCACCGGGGCCGTGCGCACCAGCAGCTCCGGCGGCCGGACCACCGTCGTACCGGACGAGGCCCTGCCGTACCTGCGCGACGGCAGCCTCGACCAACGGCTCTTCGACGTGGGTGAGTTGCTGAAGCAGGGGCTCGCCGACACCGAGACCGGCGAGCTGCCGCTGATCGTGACCTACGGCAAGGGCGCGCGGGCCGCCACCCCGCGGGGCGCCGAGCGGACGCGGTCGCTGCCCAGCGTGCGCGGGGCCGCCGTCGAGGCCGACAAGGGGCGTGAATTCTGGCGGGAATTCACCCGTGGCGGCGCCGGTGTCGACGGCGTGTGGCTCGACGGGCGGGTCACCGCGGACATGGCCGAGTCCAACGCGCAGATCGGCACGCCCGAGGCATGGGAGGCGGGGCTGACCGGCAAGGGCGTCACCGTGGCCGTGCTGGACAGCGGTGTGGACGCCGGACACCCCGACCTCGAGGGGCGGATCGCGCAGAGCAAGAGCTTCATCCCGGGCGAGGAGGTCGCCGACCGGCACGGTCACGGCACCCACGTCACCTCCACCGTGGGCGGCAGCGGCGCGGCCTCCGACGGCAAGGAGAAGGGCGTCGCGCCCGGCGCCACGCTCGCGGTCGGCAAGGTCCTCGACGACGAGGGCTTCGGCAGCGAGTCGGAGATCATCGCCGGCATGGAGTGGGCCGCCCGGGACGTGGACGCCGACATCGTCTCCATGAGCCTCGGCTCCACCGAACCCAGCGACGGCACCGATCCGATGGCCGAGGCGGTCAACACCCTGTCCCGCGAGACCGGCGCCCTGTTCGTGATCGCGGCCGGGAACACCGGCGCCCCGTCCTCCATAGGATCGCCGGGCGCGGCCGACGCCGCCCTCACCGTGGGCGCGGTCGACTCCGCCGACCGGGCCGCCTGGTTCACCAGCGCCGGGCCCCGCTACGGCGACAACGCCCTCAAGCCCGACCTGTCGGCCCCGGGCGTCGGCATCCTCGCCGCCCGCTCCCGGCTCGCCGAGGGCAGCGGCGACTACACGTCCATGGACGGTACGTCGATGGCGACGCCGCACATCGCCGGGGTGGCCGCCCTGCTCGCCGAGGAGCACCCCGACTGGAGCGGCGCTCGGCTCAAGGACGCGCTGATGTCCACGTCGAAGGAACTGGACGCCTCCCCCTACCAGTTGGGCGCGGGCCGGGTCGGCGTGCCGGAGGCCGTCGCCGCCGACGTCACCGCGACCGGCAGCGCCGACCTGGGCTTCTACTCCTGGCCGTACGAGGCCAACGAGCCCGTCACCAGGACGGTCACCTACACCAACGACTCCGACGCGGCCATCGAGCTGAAGCTGTCCGTGCGGGGCGCCCCCGAGGGCGTCGCCACCCTCGCCGACACCTCCCTCACTGTGCCCGCGCACGGCACCGCCTCGACCACGGTCACCGGCGACGGATCCAAGGCACCGGTCGGCAGCACGAGCGGGCAGGTCGTGGCGGCCGACGCGAGCGGGAAGACCCTCGCGCACACCGCGTTCGGGCTGGTCAAGGAGGACGAGCGGTACACGCTCACCGTGCACGTCAAGGACCGCTCCGGCGCCGCGACCCCGGCCGACCTGACCGTCCAGCAGCTCGCCGAGGGCGTCGACCCCTTCCCCGCGCACGTCGGCGGCTCCGGCACCCTGGAGCTGCGGCTCCCGCGCGGGACGTACAGCCTGTCGTCCTTCCTGGACGTGCGTGGCAGCCACGGCGCCGACTCCCTCGGCCTCGGCTTCCTCGCCGCACCGGAGGTCGTCGTCGACCGGGACCGCGAGATCACCCTGGACGGCCGCGAACTGCGCGAGATCAGCGCCGACGTCCGCAGGCGCACCGAGACCCGGCAGCTCCTCATGGAGTACGACCGCGGCGCCAACGGCTCCGACCTGTTCGGCGCCGTGCAGGTGCCGCTGACGTACGACAGCGTCTTCGCCGCGCCGACCGGCAAGGTCGCCCAGGGCGACTTCGAGTACCGCACCGTGTGGCGGCTCGGCAAGCCGCTCCTGGAGGTCAAGGGGATCGGCGAGGCCACGGTCCAGTCCGGCGGCACCCTGATCGAGGGCCGCACCCGGCTGCCCCTGGTCGACGTCGGGGCCGTCGGCGCCGGGCCCTTCCCGGACGGTGTGCGCGGCAGGGCGGTCCTCGCCGAGCTCACCGAGGGGACCGAGCCGACCGCGCTCGCCCGGGCCGCGCAGGACGCGGGCGTCAAGGCGCTGTTCGTGACCGACGACGCCCCCGGACGGCTGATGTCGTGGTGGGGCACGGACGACAACGCCGACCGGCCGCTCCAGATCGCCACGGTCTCCACGGCCGACGCCCGCCGGCTGCGCGACGCCGGACGGGTCGACATGACCGGCACCCGCGACACTCCCTACGTGTACGACCTGTCCGAGGGACACAAGGGCGCCGTGCCCGACCGGGACCTCACCTACGAGCCCGGGCACCGCGACCTCGCCGTGCTGAACACCAGGTACCACGCCGCCGAACCGTCCAGCGGCGGCGAGTTCCGTTACTCGATCACCGACACCTTCCCGATCGGCCTCGGCTTCCGGGAGCGGATCGACTACCCCGCCGAACGCACCGAGTACGTGTCCACCGGGCCCGGCCAGCTGTGGCACGAGACCGTGACGAGCGCCGGTGAGGCGCTGGAGCAGCGCGGCGGACTGTCCGAGTACCAGGGAGGCTCGCGTGCGGAGCTGAACTGGTTCAAGCCGGTGTGGCACCCCTACCTCGGCACCGGACTCGGCTGGGGACAGCAGCGCGCCGGGAACCGGCTCCAGTTCAACGCGCCCGGCTGGGGCGACTCGGGGCCCGACCACACCGGCTTCGGCGACGTGTGGAGCGAGGACAGCGGCATGTCGCAGACCACGTCGGTGTACCTGGACGGAGAACTGGCCGACCAGGGACCGAGTTCCGCCGCGTACGTGTGGGACGCGCCGGCCGACGAGCACACCTACCGGCTCGTCACCGACACGGCGCTGGACGCGGCACGCTGGCCGCTGGCGTCGAAGGGCCACGCGGAGTGGACCTTCCGTTCGGCGGCGACACCGGACGACCGGTGGACCTTCCTCCCGCTGATCAACCTCTCCTTCGACGTCGACACCGATCTCGCGGGGAAGGTGCGCGGCGGGAAGAAGCTGCGGGTCGGCCTGGGCGCCGCGTACGTGGCGGGTGCCCCGGACACCGGGACGATCGGCGGCGGAAAGCTGGAGGTGTCGTACGACGCGGGGAAGTCCTGGCACCAGGTCCGGCTGCGCGGCGGGGACGGGGAGGCGTCCTGGCACGGGACGCTGAGCGTGCCGCGCGACGCCGGGCACGTCTCGCTGCGGGCCTCGGCGCGCGACGACCGGGGCGGCTCGGTCACCCAGGAGATCGTGCGGGCGGTGGCCGTGCGGTAG
- a CDS encoding FadR/GntR family transcriptional regulator — protein MTDALRPMTKQRLYEQVLQRLRQYVTDGGLRAGDRLPPERDLAQRLGVSRASVKQAIVVLEVQGLVEARHGGGTYLVRDSLDVEPVEKMVERRRRLPDVLEAREALETKLAELAAERRTEDDLAAMRSALAVMAEEIGRDGHGVEGDRLFHAAVTAAAHSSLLAEFMRSIAHQIAESRTESLRQPGRPGRSLAQHRAILDAVAARQPRQAAAAMRRHVRTVAKVRLLDWDPEDER, from the coding sequence ATGACCGACGCCCTGCGTCCCATGACCAAACAGCGCCTGTACGAACAGGTGCTGCAGCGGCTGCGCCAGTACGTCACCGACGGCGGCCTGCGGGCGGGTGACCGGCTGCCGCCCGAGCGGGACCTCGCCCAGCGCCTCGGCGTCAGCCGCGCCTCGGTGAAGCAGGCGATCGTGGTCCTGGAGGTCCAGGGCCTGGTGGAGGCGCGGCACGGCGGCGGGACCTATCTGGTCCGGGACAGCCTCGACGTCGAACCCGTCGAGAAGATGGTCGAACGCCGCCGACGCCTCCCGGACGTCCTGGAGGCCCGGGAGGCGCTGGAGACGAAGCTCGCCGAACTGGCCGCCGAGCGCCGAACGGAGGACGACCTCGCCGCCATGCGGTCCGCGCTGGCCGTGATGGCCGAGGAGATCGGCCGGGACGGGCACGGCGTCGAGGGCGACCGGCTGTTCCACGCGGCGGTGACGGCGGCGGCGCACAGCAGCCTGCTCGCCGAGTTCATGCGCTCCATCGCCCACCAGATCGCGGAGAGCCGTACCGAGTCCCTGCGCCAGCCCGGCCGCCCCGGCCGCTCCCTGGCCCAGCACCGCGCGATCCTGGACGCCGTGGCCGCCCGGCAGCCCCGGCAGGCCGCCGCGGCGATGCGCCGCCACGTCCGTACGGTCGCCAAGGTCCGCCTGCTGGACTGGGACCCGGAGGACGAGCGCTGA
- a CDS encoding SLC13 family permease has protein sequence MSPELISILVLVVVFVIATTRSVNMGALAFAAAFGVGTLVADLDADGIFAGFPGDLFVVLVGVTYLFAIARANGTTDWLVHAAVRLVRGRVALIPWVMFALTGALTAIGAVSPAAVAIVAPIALSFATRYSISPLLMGTMVVHGAQAGGFSPISIYGSIVNGIVEREQLPGSEIGLFLASLVANLLIAAVLFAVLGGRKLWARGAVTPEDGGAPGKGTEPTGTGAGGGTDAAPGGGAPAAVAVRPDQEAGGTEGTGIRLTPARVATLVALVALVVAVLGFDLDAGLTAVTLAVVLSTAWPDDSRRAVGEIAWSTVLLICGVLTYVGVLEEMGTITWAGEGVGGIGVPLLAAVLLCYIGAIVSAFASSVGIMGALIPLAVPFLAQGEIGAAGMVAALAVSATVVDVSPFSTNGALVLAAAPDVDRDRFFRQLMVYGGIVVASVPALAWLVLVVPGFG, from the coding sequence ATGTCCCCCGAACTCATCTCGATCCTCGTCCTCGTCGTGGTGTTCGTCATCGCCACCACCCGCTCCGTCAACATGGGCGCGCTCGCCTTCGCCGCCGCGTTCGGGGTGGGCACGCTCGTCGCCGACCTCGACGCGGACGGCATCTTCGCCGGGTTCCCCGGCGACCTGTTCGTCGTCCTCGTCGGCGTCACCTACCTGTTCGCGATCGCCCGGGCCAACGGCACCACCGACTGGCTGGTGCACGCGGCCGTCCGGCTGGTGAGGGGCCGGGTGGCGCTGATCCCGTGGGTGATGTTCGCGCTGACCGGCGCGCTCACGGCGATCGGCGCGGTCAGTCCGGCCGCGGTCGCGATCGTCGCGCCGATCGCCCTGAGCTTCGCCACCCGGTACTCGATCAGCCCGCTGCTCATGGGCACGATGGTGGTGCACGGCGCGCAGGCCGGCGGGTTCTCGCCGATCAGCATCTACGGCTCGATCGTCAACGGCATCGTGGAGCGGGAGCAGCTCCCCGGCAGCGAGATCGGTCTCTTCCTCGCCTCGCTGGTCGCCAACCTCCTCATCGCCGCCGTGCTGTTCGCGGTGCTCGGCGGGCGGAAGCTGTGGGCGCGCGGGGCGGTGACGCCGGAGGACGGCGGCGCCCCCGGCAAGGGCACGGAGCCGACCGGCACTGGGGCGGGCGGCGGCACCGACGCGGCCCCCGGCGGCGGCGCCCCCGCCGCCGTGGCCGTCCGCCCCGACCAGGAGGCCGGCGGCACCGAGGGCACCGGCATCCGTCTCACCCCCGCCCGCGTCGCGACCCTGGTCGCCCTGGTCGCGCTGGTCGTGGCCGTGCTCGGCTTCGACCTGGACGCCGGTCTGACGGCGGTCACCCTCGCCGTGGTGCTGAGCACCGCCTGGCCGGACGACAGCCGCCGTGCCGTCGGCGAGATCGCCTGGTCCACGGTGCTGCTGATCTGCGGTGTCCTCACCTACGTGGGTGTCCTGGAGGAGATGGGCACCATCACCTGGGCCGGTGAGGGCGTCGGCGGCATCGGCGTCCCGCTGCTGGCCGCGGTGCTGCTCTGCTACATCGGCGCCATCGTGTCGGCCTTCGCCTCCTCCGTGGGCATCATGGGCGCGCTGATCCCGCTGGCGGTGCCGTTCCTCGCGCAGGGCGAGATCGGGGCGGCCGGCATGGTGGCGGCGCTCGCGGTGTCGGCGACGGTGGTGGACGTCAGCCCGTTCTCGACCAACGGTGCCCTGGTGCTGGCCGCCGCCCCGGACGTGGACCGCGACCGCTTCTTCCGGCAGTTGATGGTCTACGGGGGCATCGTGGTGGCGTCCGTACCGGCGCTGGCCTGGCTGGTGCTGGTCGTGCCCGGTTTCGGGTAG
- a CDS encoding carboxyl transferase domain-containing protein, whose amino-acid sequence MAERLTAREFLALVADDATFTELPHTDGPWRPDGPLGWPGYDASRARAAERTGEAESVVCGTGLVEGARAVLVSFEFGFLGGSLGHRTGDRLAAAYAYAREHRLPVVPLVATGGSRMQEGMLALTQLQRVARQSALTRAAGLAQIAVVRDPATGGGWATLGAGADVVLALPGAQVGFAGSRVRPPDADPAAYTAEAQVAAGSADAVVPPWELRATLGRWLRLLTAPSGEPAPVPAPLGARDLPAGGWDAVRRARAAGRPRAGAYLDAYFTDRVALSGDRCGGRDPEGMLCGFGTHAGRTVAYAAQTGTATRPAGYRTATRLIHLADRLGIPVLTLVDTPGAANDAEAEREGAGPAIADLFGAVASVRTPVTTLVIGEGGSGGALALAAPGSTWATPDSYFSVIAPEHAAAILKRPPEEVRATADQLRLRPQDLADLGVIRTSEQVFPGTGDRRSGERM is encoded by the coding sequence GTGGCTGAGCGCCTGACCGCGCGGGAGTTCCTCGCCCTGGTCGCCGACGACGCCACCTTCACCGAACTCCCGCACACGGACGGCCCGTGGCGGCCCGACGGCCCCCTCGGCTGGCCCGGCTACGACGCCTCGCGGGCCCGCGCCGCCGAGCGCACCGGCGAGGCGGAGTCCGTCGTCTGCGGCACCGGCCTGGTGGAGGGCGCCCGGGCCGTGCTCGTCTCCTTCGAGTTCGGCTTCCTCGGCGGCTCGCTGGGTCACCGCACCGGCGACCGGCTGGCGGCGGCGTACGCGTACGCCCGCGAACACCGGCTGCCGGTGGTGCCGTTGGTGGCGACCGGCGGCAGCCGGATGCAGGAGGGGATGCTCGCGCTGACCCAGCTCCAGCGGGTGGCCCGGCAGTCGGCGCTCACCCGCGCGGCCGGTCTCGCGCAGATCGCGGTGGTGCGGGACCCGGCGACCGGGGGCGGCTGGGCGACGCTGGGCGCGGGCGCCGACGTGGTCCTCGCCCTGCCCGGCGCCCAGGTCGGCTTCGCCGGGTCGCGGGTCCGGCCGCCGGACGCGGACCCGGCGGCGTACACGGCCGAGGCGCAGGTGGCGGCAGGCAGCGCGGACGCGGTCGTGCCGCCCTGGGAACTGCGCGCGACGCTGGGGCGGTGGCTGCGGCTGCTGACGGCGCCGTCCGGCGAACCGGCGCCGGTGCCGGCGCCGCTGGGGGCACGGGACCTGCCGGCCGGCGGCTGGGACGCGGTGCGCCGGGCCCGCGCCGCCGGACGCCCGCGCGCCGGGGCCTACCTGGACGCCTACTTCACCGACCGCGTCGCCCTGTCCGGCGACCGCTGCGGCGGCCGGGACCCGGAGGGCATGCTCTGCGGCTTCGGCACGCACGCGGGGCGGACGGTGGCGTACGCCGCCCAGACGGGCACGGCGACCCGGCCCGCCGGGTACCGCACCGCGACGCGGCTCATCCACCTCGCGGACCGGCTCGGCATCCCGGTGCTGACCCTGGTGGACACACCGGGCGCGGCCAACGACGCGGAGGCGGAGCGGGAGGGGGCGGGTCCGGCGATCGCGGACCTGTTCGGCGCTGTGGCCTCGGTGCGCACGCCGGTCACCACGCTGGTGATCGGTGAGGGCGGCTCGGGCGGGGCGCTGGCCCTGGCCGCGCCGGGCAGCACGTGGGCCACCCCGGACAGCTACTTCTCCGTCATCGCGCCGGAGCACGCGGCGGCGATCCTGAAGCGCCCGCCGGAGGAGGTGCGGGCGACGGCAGATCAACTGCGTCTGCGCCCGCAGGACTTGGCCGACCTTGGCGTGATCCGAACAAGCGAGCAGGTGTTCCCTGGAACAGGTGATCGTCGCTCTGGAGAGCGCATGTGA